Proteins from one Rhinopithecus roxellana isolate Shanxi Qingling chromosome 20, ASM756505v1, whole genome shotgun sequence genomic window:
- the ADCY7 gene encoding adenylate cyclase type 7 isoform X2, with the protein MPQAFPAPRLAVCLGWPQAGFISVPFFLFIVFVVYTLLPFSMRGAVAVGAVSTASHLLVLGALMGGFTTPSVRVGLQLLANTVIFLCGNLTGAFHKHQMQDASRDLFTYTVKCIQIRRKLRIEKRQQENLLLSVLPAHISMGMKLAIIERLKEHGDRRCMPDNNFHSLYVKRHQNVSILYADIVGFTRLASDCSPKELVVVLNELFGKFDQIAKANECMRIKILGDCYYCVSGLPVSLPTHARNCVKMGLDMCQAIKQVREATGVDINMRVGIHSGNVLCGVIGLRKWQYDVWSHDVSLANRMEAAGVPGRVHITEATLKHLDKAYEVEDGHGQQRDPYLKEMNIRTYLVIDPRSQQPPPPSQHLPRPKGDAALKMRASVRMTRYLESWGAARPFAHLNHRESVSSGETPVPNGRRPKSVPQRHRRTPDRSMSPKGRSEDDSYDDEMLSAIEGLSSTRPCCSKSDDFYTFGSIFLEKGFEREYRLAPIPRARHDFACAGLIFVCILFVHVLLMPRTAALGVSFGLVACVLGLVLGLCFATKFSRWCPARGTLCTISERVETQPLLRLTLAILTIGSLLTVAIINLPLMPFPVLELPVGNETGLPAVSSKTRALCEPLPYYTCSCVLGFIACSVFLRMSLEPKVVLLTVALVAYLVLFNLSPCWQWDCCGQGLGNLTEPNGTTSGTPSCSWRDLKTMTNFYLVLFYVTLLMLSRQIDYYCRLDCLWKKKFKKEHEEFETMENVNRLLLENVLPAHVAAHFIGDKLNEDWYHQSYDCVCVMFASVPDFKVFYTECDVNKEGLECLRLLNEIIADFDELLLKPKFSSVEKIKTIGSTYMAAAGLSVASGHENQELERQHAHIGVMVEFSIALMSKLDGINRHSFNSFRLRVGINHGPVIAGVIGARKPQYDIWGNTVNVASRMESTGELGKIQVTEETCTILQGLGYSCECRGLINVKGKGELRTYFVCTDTAKFQGLGLN; encoded by the exons ATGCCACAGGCCTTTCCTGCCCCACGCTTGGCTGTGTGTCTAGGATGGCCCCAGGCTggttttatctct GTGCCCTTCTTCCTGTTCATCGTCTTTGTGGTGTACACGCTGCTGCCGTTCAGCATGCGGGGCGCTGTCGCTGTGGGGGCCGTCTCCACCGCCTCCCACCTCCTGGTGCTCGGTGCTTTGATGGGAGGCTTCACGACACCCAGTGTCCGGGTGGGGCTGCAG CTGCTGGCCAACACAGTCATCTTCCTGTGCGGGAACCTGACAGGCGCCTTCCACAAGCACCAAATGCAGGATGCGTCCCGGGACCTCTTCACCTACACTGTGAAGTGCATCCAGATCCGCCGGAAGCTGCGCATTGAGAAGCGCCAGCAG GAGAACCTGCTGCTGTCGGTGCTTCCAGCCCACATCTCCATGGGCATGAAGCTGGCCATCATCGAACGGCTCAAGGAGCATGGCGACCGCCGCTGCATGCCCGACAACAACTTCCACAGCCTCTACGTCAAGAGGCACCAGAATGTCAG CATCCTCTATGCAGACATCGTGGGCTTCACGCGGCTGGCCAGCGACTGCTCCCCCAAGGAGTTGGTGGTGGTGCTGAACGAGCTCTTTGGCAAGTTCGACCAGATCGCCAAG GCCAACGAGTGCATGCGGATCAAGATCCTTGGTGACTGCTACTACTGTGTATCGGGCCTGCCCGTGTCGCTGCCCACCCACGCCCGGAACTGTGTGAAGATGGGGCTGGACATGTGTCAGGCCATCAA GCAGGTGCGGGAGGCCACGGGCGTGGACATCAACATGCGTGTGGGCATACACTCGGGGAACGTGCTGTGTGGGGTCATCGGGCTGCGCAAGTGGCAGTATGACGTGTGGTCCCACGACGTGTCCCTGGCCAACCGGATGGAGGCAGCCGGAGTCCCCGG TCGGGTGCACATCACGGAGGCGACACTGAAGCACCTGGACAAGGCGTATGAGGTGGAGGATGGGCACGGGCAGCAGCGGGACCCCTACCTCAAGGAGATGAACATCCGCACCTACCTGGTCATCGACCCCAGG AGCCAGCAGCCACCCCCGCCCAGCCAACACCTCCCCAGACCCAAGGGGGATGCAGCCCTGAAGATGCGGGCGTCAGTGCGCATGACCCGGTACCTCGAGTCCTGGGGGGCAGCGCGGCCGTTTGCGCATCTCAACCACCGTGAGAGCGTGAGCAGTGGCGAGACCCCCGTCCCCAATGGGCGGAGGCCTAAG AGCGTTCCCCAGCGCCACCGCCGGACCCCAGATAG GAGCATGTCCCCCAAGGGGCGGTCGGAAGATGATTCGTACGATGACGAGATGCTGTCAGCCATCGAGGGGCTCAGCTCCACGAG GCCCTGCTGCTCCAAGTCTGACGACTTCTACACCTTCGGGTCCATCTTCCTGGAGAAGGGCTTTGAGCGCGAG TACCGCCTGGCACCCATCCCCCGGGCCCGCCACGACTTTGCCTGTGCCGGCCTGATTTTCGTCTGCATCCTGTTCGTCCACGTCCTGCTCATGCCCAG gACGGCGGCACTGGGTGTGTCCTTCGGGCTGGTGGCCTGTGTACTGGGGCTGGTACTGGGCCTGTGCTTTGCCACCAAGTTCTCG AGGTGGTGCCCAGCCCGGGGGACACTCTGCACTATCTCTGAGAGGGTGGAGACGCAGCCCCTGCTGAGGCTGACCCTGGCCATCCTGACCATCGGCAGCCTGCTCACTGTGGCTATCATCAACCTG CCCCTGATGCCTTTCCCAGTCCTAGAGCTGCCTGTTGGCAATGAGACAGGCCTACCAGCCGTGAGCAGCAAGACCAGAGCCCTGTGCGAGCCCCTCCCG TACTATACCTGCAGCTGTGTCCTGGGCTTCATCGCCTGCTCCGTCTTCCTGAGGATGAGCCTGGAGCCAAAGGTTGTGCTGCTGACAGTGGCCCTGGTGGCCTACCTGGTGCTCTTCAACCTCTCCCCGTGCTGGCAGTGGGACTGCTGCGGCCAAGGCCTGGGCAACCTTACTGAGCCCAATGGTACCACCAG CGGCACCCCTAGCTGTTCCTGGAGGGACCTGAAGACCATGACCAATTTCTACCTGGTCCTGTTCTACGTCACCCTGCTCATGCTCTCCAGACAG ATTGACTATTACTGCCGCCTGGACTGTCTATGGAAGAAGAAGTTCAAGAAGGAAcacgaggagtttgagaccatggaGAACGTGAACCGCCTTCTTCTGGAGAACGTCCTGCCAGCCCATGTGGCTGCCCACTTTATCGGTGACAAGTTAAACGAG GACTGGTACCATCAGTCCTATGACTGCGTCTGTGTCATGTTTGCCTCCGTGCCGGACTTCAAAGTGTTTTACACAGAGTGCGATGTCAACAAAGAAGGGCTGGAGTGCCTGCGCCTGCTCAATGAGATCATTGCCGACTTCGACGAG CTCCTGCTGAAGCCCAAGTTCAGCAGCGTggagaagatcaagaccatcggcAGCACATACATGGCAGCTGCAGGGCTCAGTGTCGCCTCAGGGCACGAGAACCAG GAGCTGGAGCGGCAGCACGCCCACATTGGCGTCATGGTGGAGTTCAGCATCGCCCTGATGAGCAAGCTGGACGGCATCAACAGGCACTCCTTCAACTCCTTCCGCCTCCGCGTCG GCATAAACCATGGGCCTGTGATTGCTGGAGTGATTGGGGCCCGAAAACCTCAGTATGACATCTGGGGAAACACAGTCAACGTGGCCAGCCGAATGGAGAGCACCGGAGAACTTGGGAAAATCCAG
- the ADCY7 gene encoding adenylate cyclase type 7 isoform X1 produces MPSRPWGLLNGRGWKMPAKGRYFLNEGEEGPDQDALYEKYRLTSQHGPLLLTLLLVAATACVALIVIAFSQGDPSRHQAILGMAFLALAVFAALTVLMYVECLLRHWLRALALLTWACLVALGYVLVFNAWTKAACAWEQVPFFLFIVFVVYTLLPFSMRGAVAVGAVSTASHLLVLGALMGGFTTPSVRVGLQLLANTVIFLCGNLTGAFHKHQMQDASRDLFTYTVKCIQIRRKLRIEKRQQENLLLSVLPAHISMGMKLAIIERLKEHGDRRCMPDNNFHSLYVKRHQNVSILYADIVGFTRLASDCSPKELVVVLNELFGKFDQIAKANECMRIKILGDCYYCVSGLPVSLPTHARNCVKMGLDMCQAIKQVREATGVDINMRVGIHSGNVLCGVIGLRKWQYDVWSHDVSLANRMEAAGVPGRVHITEATLKHLDKAYEVEDGHGQQRDPYLKEMNIRTYLVIDPRSQQPPPPSQHLPRPKGDAALKMRASVRMTRYLESWGAARPFAHLNHRESVSSGETPVPNGRRPKSVPQRHRRTPDRSMSPKGRSEDDSYDDEMLSAIEGLSSTRPCCSKSDDFYTFGSIFLEKGFEREYRLAPIPRARHDFACAGLIFVCILFVHVLLMPRTAALGVSFGLVACVLGLVLGLCFATKFSRWCPARGTLCTISERVETQPLLRLTLAILTIGSLLTVAIINLPLMPFPVLELPVGNETGLPAVSSKTRALCEPLPYYTCSCVLGFIACSVFLRMSLEPKVVLLTVALVAYLVLFNLSPCWQWDCCGQGLGNLTEPNGTTSGTPSCSWRDLKTMTNFYLVLFYVTLLMLSRQIDYYCRLDCLWKKKFKKEHEEFETMENVNRLLLENVLPAHVAAHFIGDKLNEDWYHQSYDCVCVMFASVPDFKVFYTECDVNKEGLECLRLLNEIIADFDELLLKPKFSSVEKIKTIGSTYMAAAGLSVASGHENQELERQHAHIGVMVEFSIALMSKLDGINRHSFNSFRLRVGINHGPVIAGVIGARKPQYDIWGNTVNVASRMESTGELGKIQVTEETCTILQGLGYSCECRGLINVKGKGELRTYFVCTDTAKFQGLGLN; encoded by the exons ATGCCCTCCAGGCCCTGGGGCCTCCTTAACGGCCGAGGGTGGAAGATGCCGGCCAAGGGGCGCTACTTCCTCAACGAAGGCGAGGAGGGTCCTGACCAAGATGCGCTCTATGAGAAGTACCGGCTCACCAGCCAGCATGGGCCGCTTCTGCTCACGCTTCTGCTGGTGGCCGCCACTGCCTGCGTGGCCCTCATCGTCATCGCCTTCAGCCAGGGG GACCCCTCCAGACACCAGGCCATTCTGGGCATGGCGTTCCTGGCGCTGGCGGTGTTTGCAGCCCTCACTGTGCTGATGTATGTCGAGTGTCTCCTGCGGCACTGGCTCAGGGCCTTGGCACTGCTCACCTGGGCCTGCCTGGTAGCCCTGGGCTACGTGCTGGTATTCAACGCATGGACAAAGGCGGCCTGTGCGTGGGAGCAG GTGCCCTTCTTCCTGTTCATCGTCTTTGTGGTGTACACGCTGCTGCCGTTCAGCATGCGGGGCGCTGTCGCTGTGGGGGCCGTCTCCACCGCCTCCCACCTCCTGGTGCTCGGTGCTTTGATGGGAGGCTTCACGACACCCAGTGTCCGGGTGGGGCTGCAG CTGCTGGCCAACACAGTCATCTTCCTGTGCGGGAACCTGACAGGCGCCTTCCACAAGCACCAAATGCAGGATGCGTCCCGGGACCTCTTCACCTACACTGTGAAGTGCATCCAGATCCGCCGGAAGCTGCGCATTGAGAAGCGCCAGCAG GAGAACCTGCTGCTGTCGGTGCTTCCAGCCCACATCTCCATGGGCATGAAGCTGGCCATCATCGAACGGCTCAAGGAGCATGGCGACCGCCGCTGCATGCCCGACAACAACTTCCACAGCCTCTACGTCAAGAGGCACCAGAATGTCAG CATCCTCTATGCAGACATCGTGGGCTTCACGCGGCTGGCCAGCGACTGCTCCCCCAAGGAGTTGGTGGTGGTGCTGAACGAGCTCTTTGGCAAGTTCGACCAGATCGCCAAG GCCAACGAGTGCATGCGGATCAAGATCCTTGGTGACTGCTACTACTGTGTATCGGGCCTGCCCGTGTCGCTGCCCACCCACGCCCGGAACTGTGTGAAGATGGGGCTGGACATGTGTCAGGCCATCAA GCAGGTGCGGGAGGCCACGGGCGTGGACATCAACATGCGTGTGGGCATACACTCGGGGAACGTGCTGTGTGGGGTCATCGGGCTGCGCAAGTGGCAGTATGACGTGTGGTCCCACGACGTGTCCCTGGCCAACCGGATGGAGGCAGCCGGAGTCCCCGG TCGGGTGCACATCACGGAGGCGACACTGAAGCACCTGGACAAGGCGTATGAGGTGGAGGATGGGCACGGGCAGCAGCGGGACCCCTACCTCAAGGAGATGAACATCCGCACCTACCTGGTCATCGACCCCAGG AGCCAGCAGCCACCCCCGCCCAGCCAACACCTCCCCAGACCCAAGGGGGATGCAGCCCTGAAGATGCGGGCGTCAGTGCGCATGACCCGGTACCTCGAGTCCTGGGGGGCAGCGCGGCCGTTTGCGCATCTCAACCACCGTGAGAGCGTGAGCAGTGGCGAGACCCCCGTCCCCAATGGGCGGAGGCCTAAG AGCGTTCCCCAGCGCCACCGCCGGACCCCAGATAG GAGCATGTCCCCCAAGGGGCGGTCGGAAGATGATTCGTACGATGACGAGATGCTGTCAGCCATCGAGGGGCTCAGCTCCACGAG GCCCTGCTGCTCCAAGTCTGACGACTTCTACACCTTCGGGTCCATCTTCCTGGAGAAGGGCTTTGAGCGCGAG TACCGCCTGGCACCCATCCCCCGGGCCCGCCACGACTTTGCCTGTGCCGGCCTGATTTTCGTCTGCATCCTGTTCGTCCACGTCCTGCTCATGCCCAG gACGGCGGCACTGGGTGTGTCCTTCGGGCTGGTGGCCTGTGTACTGGGGCTGGTACTGGGCCTGTGCTTTGCCACCAAGTTCTCG AGGTGGTGCCCAGCCCGGGGGACACTCTGCACTATCTCTGAGAGGGTGGAGACGCAGCCCCTGCTGAGGCTGACCCTGGCCATCCTGACCATCGGCAGCCTGCTCACTGTGGCTATCATCAACCTG CCCCTGATGCCTTTCCCAGTCCTAGAGCTGCCTGTTGGCAATGAGACAGGCCTACCAGCCGTGAGCAGCAAGACCAGAGCCCTGTGCGAGCCCCTCCCG TACTATACCTGCAGCTGTGTCCTGGGCTTCATCGCCTGCTCCGTCTTCCTGAGGATGAGCCTGGAGCCAAAGGTTGTGCTGCTGACAGTGGCCCTGGTGGCCTACCTGGTGCTCTTCAACCTCTCCCCGTGCTGGCAGTGGGACTGCTGCGGCCAAGGCCTGGGCAACCTTACTGAGCCCAATGGTACCACCAG CGGCACCCCTAGCTGTTCCTGGAGGGACCTGAAGACCATGACCAATTTCTACCTGGTCCTGTTCTACGTCACCCTGCTCATGCTCTCCAGACAG ATTGACTATTACTGCCGCCTGGACTGTCTATGGAAGAAGAAGTTCAAGAAGGAAcacgaggagtttgagaccatggaGAACGTGAACCGCCTTCTTCTGGAGAACGTCCTGCCAGCCCATGTGGCTGCCCACTTTATCGGTGACAAGTTAAACGAG GACTGGTACCATCAGTCCTATGACTGCGTCTGTGTCATGTTTGCCTCCGTGCCGGACTTCAAAGTGTTTTACACAGAGTGCGATGTCAACAAAGAAGGGCTGGAGTGCCTGCGCCTGCTCAATGAGATCATTGCCGACTTCGACGAG CTCCTGCTGAAGCCCAAGTTCAGCAGCGTggagaagatcaagaccatcggcAGCACATACATGGCAGCTGCAGGGCTCAGTGTCGCCTCAGGGCACGAGAACCAG GAGCTGGAGCGGCAGCACGCCCACATTGGCGTCATGGTGGAGTTCAGCATCGCCCTGATGAGCAAGCTGGACGGCATCAACAGGCACTCCTTCAACTCCTTCCGCCTCCGCGTCG GCATAAACCATGGGCCTGTGATTGCTGGAGTGATTGGGGCCCGAAAACCTCAGTATGACATCTGGGGAAACACAGTCAACGTGGCCAGCCGAATGGAGAGCACCGGAGAACTTGGGAAAATCCAG